One Candidatus Poribacteria bacterium DNA segment encodes these proteins:
- a CDS encoding DUF1573 domain-containing protein, whose protein sequence is MSKRTILTTIIIPLLLISGLIAVLINNPQNPSPELVLAQHHINFGTLPEWEGPVTQFITARNTSKNTLHIQDVRTGCSYAEITGPATIPPDREAMFHITITPEILPAEETLATATIFTDSSKTPVVPLTITAAAKRFATLTPDVCEFGDILPETTHQKTITLTVNALLNTTDIRLLPSNHPKLTWETTPDRSMIALQLGPLKDIGRFASLLTVAFPNQRTLTLPITANVIVPPTHNR, encoded by the coding sequence ATGTCCAAACGCACAATCCTCACAACTATCATCATCCCTCTGCTCCTAATCTCTGGACTGATTGCCGTCCTCATCAACAACCCACAGAACCCCTCTCCTGAACTCGTCCTTGCACAGCACCATATCAACTTCGGTACCCTCCCAGAGTGGGAAGGACCCGTAACACAATTCATAACAGCACGAAACACAAGCAAAAATACACTCCACATCCAAGACGTACGGACAGGATGCAGTTACGCCGAAATCACAGGGCCAGCGACCATCCCACCAGATAGAGAAGCGATGTTTCACATAACCATCACCCCAGAAATCTTACCTGCTGAAGAGACCTTGGCAACGGCGACCATCTTCACAGACAGTTCCAAAACACCTGTTGTCCCCTTGACAATCACCGCCGCCGCGAAACGGTTCGCCACACTTACCCCTGATGTCTGCGAGTTTGGGGACATACTGCCCGAAACAACGCATCAAAAGACCATCACACTCACCGTCAATGCCCTACTCAATACAACCGACATTCGTCTCCTGCCATCAAACCATCCGAAACTAACGTGGGAAACGACACCCGACCGCTCCATGATTGCCCTTCAACTCGGTCCCTTGAAAGACATAGGACGCTTCGCATCGCTCCTCACCGTAGCATTCCCCAACCAACGGACACTCACACTCCCCATTACTGCCAACGTCATAGTTCCGCCAACCCACAACCGATAA